A window of the Cicer arietinum cultivar CDC Frontier isolate Library 1 chromosome 6, Cicar.CDCFrontier_v2.0, whole genome shotgun sequence genome harbors these coding sequences:
- the LOC101506120 gene encoding growth-regulating factor 4-like, with the protein MNSSGGSNGGMMMGFSSNKSPFTVSQWQELEHQALIFKYMVAGLPVPPDLVLPIQRSFDSISHNFFHHPTLSYCSFYGKKVDPEPGRCRRTDGKKWRCSKEAYPDSKYCERHMHRGRNRSRKPVESQTMAQSSSTVTSLTATGGSSSSRAGDFQILPANNAFGSLQNTAASGTDRADYHLDTIPYGIPSKEYRYLQGLKSEGGEHSFFAEASGGNKGLQMESQLENTWSLMSTRVSSFSASKSSNNSMLQNSYPQHSFLSNEYASGEAVKEEGQPLRPFFNEWPKSRDSWSGLEDERSNQTAFSTTQLSISIPMSSSDFSATSSQSPHDN; encoded by the exons atgaatagCAGTGGTGGCAGTAACGGAGGGATGATGATGGGTTTCAGTAGTAATAAGTCACCTTTCACAGTTTCTCAGTGGCAGGAACTTGAACATCAAGCTTTGATCTTTAAGTATATGGTTGCTGGTCTTCCTGTTCCACCTGATCTTGTTCTTCCTATTCAAAGAAGTTTTGACTCTATTTCTCATAATTTCTTTCATCATCCTACTT TGAGTTATTGTTCCTTTTATGGGAAGAAGGTGGACCCGGAGCCGGGACGATGTAGGAGGACTGACGGAAAAAAGTGGAGGTGCTCAAAGGAAGCATACCCGGACTCCAAGTACTGTGAGCGCCACATGCACCGTGGCCGCAACCGTTCAAGAAAGCCTGTGGAATCACAAACTATGGCACAGTCGTCATCCACTGTGACATCACTGACTGCCACTGGTGGCAGCAGCAGCAGCCGAGCTGGAGATTTCCAGATCCTTCCTGCAAATAATGCCTTTGGCAGTCTTCAAAATACTGCCGCTTCTGGAACCGACCGTGCCGATTATCATCTTGATACCATTCCCTATGGGATTCCAAGTAAAGAATACAG GTATCTTCAAGGTCTTAAATCTGAGGGTGGAGAACATAGCTTCTTTGCTGAAGCATCAGGAGGCAACAAGGGTCTCCAAATGGAGTCACAGCTGGAAAACACATGGTCGTTGATGTCAACAAGAGTTTCCTCCTTTTCCGCATcaaaatcaagtaataattccATGTTGCAGAATAGTTATCCTCAGCATTCATTTTTATCTAATGAATATGCATCTGGAGAAGCTGTGAAGGAAGAGGGCCAGCCTCTTCGACCCTTTTTCAATGAATGGCCTAAGAGCCGGGATTCATGGTCCGGTTTGGAAGACGAGAGATCCAACCAAACAGCCTTCTCCACAACTCAACTCTCAATATCCATTCCTATGTCATCTTCCGACTTCTCTGCCACGAGCTCTCAATCGCCGCACG ATAACTAG